The genomic window AGAACAGACGATCGTGCCTCTGGACGCTAAAGACCTTCGGGAAATCCTCCTGACGTTGAATGATACCGATATTTCCGAATTCACCTTGAAAGAAGGGGATTTTGAATTGGCCATTCGGCGTGGCAATCACAACGCAACGCAAGTAGTCGTTCCAGCGGAAATGATGCAAGCAGCTGCGACACCAGCCGCACCAGCACCGACCAGCAATGCGCCTGTGACACCAAGCACCTCAGCGCCGCCCAAAGATGATAACTACGTCGAGATTACATCACCGATTGTCGGGACATTCTACTCCTCACCAGCACCGGAAGAACCACCCTTTGTCCAAGTCGGCGATCGGGTGAGTAATGCCCAAGTCGTCTGCATCATCGAAGCAATGAAGATCATGAATGAGATCGAAGCCGAGGTAAATGGCGCGATCGTCGAAATTCTGGTCCAGAATGGTCAACCCGTTGAATTTGGTCAACCCTTGATGCGAGTCAATCCGGCTTAGGTTATAGGTTCAATTGAACGTCATGGCAAAATGGTGACTGCGGATTTCCAAGCGTTGATGCAGGTAAAAGCGATGGGCGGAAAATCGTTGTACACCTGAGTCAAGATGGGCTTGGGCGCAGTGATGTTGGCGGGCAAAATCGATTAGCCATTGGAACAACCGCTGGCCATATTGCTGCGATTGATGTCCTCCATCCACGACTAGATCTTCAATATACAAGTGCTTGCCCCAAGCGAGATTCGTTGAAATGTGAAATCCCGCAACAGCCAAAACTAGGTTATCCCGGCGGAGACTCACCAATTGGTAACCCCGATCGAACTGCTGCTGTATTTGCCCAACAAATTCAGCGGACTGCAGATTGGGACGCAATTGGACCATGACGGGGAAGCAATCCAAAATCTCTGCTGGCGATTCAGTCAGTGCGATGATCAAGCTCAAAACATCCCTTCCTTATTATTGACTGACGCTTCCACGGGACTAAATATTTGTTGCAGGACGATCGTCTGCGCCGCCTCAATCTGCCCATAGCTAAACATCGCTGGAATTCGATCGGGGAGCAATGGTGTCAGCATTTCGAACACATAGGGACTGCCATAAAGGACCAATCCCGCTAGCTGCTGCGTTTCAATCAACTGCATCAGGATGGCCTTCGCTTGCGCCACGGTTTCCTGAATCCCCCGCAACGGATTACCCCGAATCAACAATTGCAAAACCGTAGGAACGAGTTTCCCCGCGCGCCATTCAGGCGTGTTCCGATCGACCAATTCCAACTGTCTAAATCCGTGATGGGGAGGCAACGTCACGGCTGGAGCCAATCGTCCGACTAGCCGTGAATCGAGTAATGTATCGGTCAGAATCAGGTTGCGACCATTGGTGACAGGCTGGATTTGCTGAAAATTGTGGGTCGCAATGGATTCCCGCACAATCGCCTCAACCGTTTGAGCAGCGGCGGGCTGGGCAAGCTGCTGGATTAAACGATCGGCAGTAATCGGTTGGTGAGGCCGCCCAGTGGTGAATTGCCCCCCTGGCAAACCGGGGGAGTTGACAACTTTTTGCTTCGCGGTCCAAATTCGCGCGACTGCCTGCTCAAGCTGTTCTCGGGTTACGCGCCCCGATTCAACCGCCTGAACAATCGCCTCAATTGCCCCCACCGCATCGACCGGCATCAGAATTACATCGACACCCGCAATGATCGACTGCACCACCGATTCCACATTGCCATAGCGATCGGCGATCGCCCCCATCACCAGCGCATCCGTCACAATCACCCCATCAAACCCCATCTCCCCCCGCAACAAATCCGTCATTACCTTGCGGGAAAACGTCGTCGGATATTCCGCATCCAGCGCAGGCACATGCAAATGCGCACTCATCACCGCATCCACACCCATCGCAATTGCCGCGCGGAATGGCGCTAACTCCACCGCATTCAGGCGGTCTAAATCATGGTCGATCGTGGGTAGTGCCAAATGCGAATCGATCGCCGTATCCCCATGTCCCGGAAAATGCTTCGCTGTCGTCAATACGGGAAACTGCTGCGCACCGCGAATATATGCTGCAGTAATCGCGCTGACTACATCCGGAGTCTCTCCAAACGCCCGCACATTAATCACCGGATTATCGGGATTATTATTCACATCCACGGTGGGCGTCAGCAACCAATTCATGCCGATCGCCAACGCTTCTTGGGCAATCACGGCACCCATCTGCTCAGCGAGCGCGATCGCCTGGTTTAGATCATGCTTTGCCACACCAGCCAACGCCATCGGTGGCGGAAACCAAGTTGCCCCCGGAAATCGCTGCCCAATCCCTTCTTCAATATCCGCACAGATCAACAGCGGGACTTCCGCCCAGCCTTGCATCTGCTCAATTTTCAGTGCCACTTCCGCCGTACTCGCCCCCAGCAGAATCACCCCCCCAATGCCCACATCCTGAATCAGATGTTTGAGCCTGGCAGCATCAACTTCCCACTGGGGATATTGCAACTGATCGTCAAACAGAAAACCCGTTGTCCGGACGACGATCGTCTGGGCCGCGAGTTTCTTAAGCGATACATTCTGGAGACAAGCAAGATCCATAGAAAGCCGCTGGCATGAGCAACAGGACAAAACAATGACTCAATCCAAGCAAACAACCGATCGCAACGCAAGCAATTAGCAGCGTGAGCCTGAATGGAGTTTTGGTTTGACCACAACGGCTTGCAGAGAAGGTTGGCGACGCAACTGAAAATTCGCAATATTGGCCTTGGACCAACTAGCATCACAGAACACACGAGTGGCATAGTTCTTTAATCGAAACCGACCGCGCAATGCGACGGATTGAATCGGCGGCCGCCGATTCAAAATTTGAATATCTGACGAGTCTTGGCTAAGTCGGAGCATGGCTCGACGATCGTCCGTCAATCGCCAAAACTGCAGCGGCAGCCCCACATTACCCCGCGGCGCCCACGGCTCAACCCACGTAGCAGCATATCTGTAATGTTCCTCACACCAGGAAAACTAGGAAAATTGCATTTTCCGCCCATTTCCTGGGTCAGAATACCGACAGAAACATTAGCAATTGCCAAAATATGAAAGCGTGATCGCCAAACTACCTAGCCGCAGGCAGATTCATACAGTCAAGTTGCTCGAATGCTAGTCCGATTCGGCCACCCGCTCTGCCGCGGCTTCCGCCTCCAGCCAATCTTCGACCCCCGAACTCTTGCGCTCATCGGTCAAACGATTGATCAAACCCACCATTTCCGTCCCCCGCTCTAACGACCGATCTTCCACAAAGATCACCTCTGGTGTCCGCCGCAAACGCACTCGCTTACCCAGCTCCCGTCGCACATACCCGGTGGCCGAAGCGAGGCCAGCCATTGTTTCACTCCGGGCCTCATCCGAGCCGTAGATACTGACAAAAATCTTCGCATGCTGCAAATCGCCAGAGACGCGCACATCCGTCACACTGATCATGCCCGTACCCACTCGTTCGTCCTTGATTCCAGACATCAACATCTGGCTCACTTCACGTTTAACTTGTTCAGCCACGCGGGCAACACGACGATCAGTAGGCATAGCTCGGCAGTTAACGATTGCAGTTAACACTCAAAATTAGTAGACCTTGATCATAGTAGATTTAGTCCCGGCCTGTAGTCGCATTGCCTCATCCGTTGACAATTCCCCCGCACCAACTTCCACAACCAGCCACTACAAGCAAGCATTCATCGCACCTGTGGCAATGTGATAACGATTCCGACCAGTTTGTTTTGCCTCATACAACGCGGTATCCGCCATCTGTAAAAGGGCTTCTGGCGCACTATCAATCCGACAAATTGTGGCCAATACGCCGATGCTAATCGTGACATAGTCATGGGTGAGCGATGCGGCATGGGTAATCGCCAGCTTTTGAACCTGCTGGATTGCCTGCTGGGCAATTTTCTCCGCCTCCGCCAAATCGGCTCCCGGCAACAGCAACGCGAATTCTTCCCCACCATAGCGGGCACACAAGTCCTGCGGTGTCTGCGCCAGGCCCTTCAAGACCTGTGCCACCTTGAATAAGCAGCGATCGCCGGCCACATGACCGTAGGTATCATTGAATAGTTTGAAGTGATCGACATCGATCAAGAGCAACGAAATCGCATTATGGCGACCGGCACTCCGCTGCAACAACTGGGAGAACGATTGATTAAAGGAACGGCGATTCGCCACCTGAGTCAACTCGTCAATTTTGGCTTGACGGCCTAAGTCCTGATTCGTCGCTTTGAGCTGTTGATTCAGCCGTTGCAATTCACTTGTCTGACGATCGATGACCGATTGCATCTGTTGCATGGTCTGATGAATCTCTACTGGATCCATCATGCGCAATAACTGCGTCTGGGTAATAATCCCTGCTAACTGACCCGTCGCATAGCTAATCACCAAACGGCGGACATGCATTTCTTGCATTTTTTGATGCACTTGCCATAGCGAGTGATGGGGTTGCATTGTCACAAGGGGCTGCGTCATACATTGACCAGCGGTTAAGACCGACAAATCTTGGGACTCCGCATGAAAGCGCACCACATCCCGCTCCGTAATGATGCCCAAGGGCATTTCGCTTACCGGATCAATTATCACCACACAACTCACGGATTGCGCGGCCATCATCGCCACCACATCTAAAAAACTATCTGCGGGGTAAGCGCAGACAACATTTGCCGTCATCACATCGCCAATCCGGAGCTGGCGCAGCAAATATTCGGGCTTCACCAGATTCCGCATACTCTGTGGCGTCATCAGTCCCATGACTTGATGCTGATCATTCACCACCGGCAGGTGCCGAATTTGCTTTTTTAAAAACAATCTCGATAGCTGAAACACATCTGCAATATCGCGATGATGTAAGGTTTGGGGCTCAACCGTCATGACATCCCCCAAGGTCAGCCGATCGAAATCCAACTGCTGCGAAACACCACGTGTCACATCCCGCTCAGTAAAGATCCCTACTAACGTTTTTTCCGCTTCCACCACCAACACACAGGTTTGTCGCACCTGGGACATGGCCGCAATGGCAGCGCTCACAGGAGTAACCGGCGACAACGTAACGATGTTTTGCCGGGTGAGGTGTTCGAAAGTTGGAATCGCCACAGTAAATCTCGACTAATCAGGTTAGTAAAACGGTCTATTGCATACCGCTCTACTCAAATCGTTCACCGAATCAGTGGTAGAGACAACGACAACTTTCGTTTTCTTCCCGATCACCCCGCGCCGCCAGCTAATGTTCGACCCGCACTGGCAGCAATTCAGCGGCGAGGTGATACCGATCTCGGCCTTGTTGTTTAGCGTGATTCAGCATCTGATCGGCCTGCTGAATTAGCATTTCCGGCTGGGCCGCCACTGTTGAATGACTGGCAGTCGCGCCGATACTAATGGTCACATAATCACTTGTGGGTGAAGTCGCATGCTCCATCTGCAATCGAAACACTTGCTCTAGCATCGCTTGCGCTAATCGTTCAGCATCCCCTAAATCTTGCTCCAGCAGTAGCACCACAAATTTCTCGCCGTCATACCGCGCCAGCAAATCCTCCGGCCCCCGCACCAACCGCTGCAATGCCTGGGCAATCTCAAACAGACAGCGCTCCGCCGCATTATGGCCATAGGTCTCGTTGTATGCGGTGAAGTGATCAATATCAACGAACAACAGGGCGATGGATTGATGCGTTGCCTCAAGCCGCTGCCAGACTTTGCGGTAATACTGATCAAAGTGACGCCGATTCGCCACTTGGGTTAATTCATCGATCGGAGCCACCCGATACCAATCGTAATGGTGCTCCGCATGCTGCTGATTCAGGGATTGCAGCTCATGGGTTTGGTCATTCAAGTCAGGTTTCATTTGCGCCATGACTTGATAGATCTCCAGCGGCTCCATCAAATTCAACAGTTGTGTCTGGGTGATCAAACCCGCCAATTCGCCATGGGGATAGCAAATCACCAACCGCTGCACATTCAGCTCCTGCATCGTCTGGTGCACCTGCCATAGGGAATGCCGCAGGAAGAGTATCGTCAGCGGTTGCGGCATCACTTCCCCGGCCGTTACCGACCGAAAATCGACGCCTTGGGTATGCAGCCGGGCGATGTCACGTTCTGTAATCAGCCCCAAAGGCTTGCGGCCCGACTCATCCATAATCACCACACAGCTAATCCGATGGGCTGCCATCTGCTGCACAAGCACCAATATCGAGTCCGTCTGCTGTCCCTGAATAACCTGGGTAGTCATCACTGAACCGACCCAGAGATAAGGCATATACTCCGGCTTCAGCCGATCGCGAATACTTTGGGGCGTAATCAATCCCACTACACGATGGTGATCATCCAGCACGGGCAGATGTCGCAAGCGATTTTGCGTCAGCCGTTGCACCAACTGAAAGACATTTTTGCTGGCGTGGATATTGACGGTTTGCGGCTTCGGCGTCATCAACGCCCCGAGAGACAAAGTTTCGAAGGCAAGCTGCTGAGCCGTCCCCCACGTTAAATCACGCTCGGTAAAAATCCCGATGAGGCGTTGATTTTCCACCACTAGAACACAGCTTTGTTGCGCCTGTACCATCGCATCGATCGCCCGCTGCACGGGGATATGCGGGGACAGCATCAAAATATTCGACTGATAATGAATTTCCACAGTAGGTCGCACAATGAGTTAATGCACTCACATCGTTAATGATGAGTCATTCAGTATTGTGCAATTGTCCGCCCAACGGGAACTGCAACACAAGCGACAATCCACTACTTTTCGGCTTTTTTTTACATTTCTTGAATATGTTATCGACGAAGAATTTGAATCAGAACTCGTCCCCCGAGGCATTTAGCCATACAAGTAATAGCAATTGCGGCCGTTCTGCTTCGCTTGGTAAAGGGCTTGATCCGCGCGTTTTGTAAGCCCATCCACATCCGCATCCACCATCGGTTGAATCAGCGCCACACCAATGCTAATCGTCACATAATCATAGGTCGGTGAGCCAGTATGGGCAATCTGGAGTTCACGAATCGTCGCTAACATCGCCGCACCTAAACGTTCAACACCTCGCAAATCCGCATCTGGCAAAACCACCACAAATTCTTCACCGCCATAGCGGGCCACTAAATCTTGGGAATGCCGCGTAATCGACTGCAAGGCTTGGGCAATCTCGAACAGCACGTGATCACCGGCAACATGACCATAGGT from Romeriopsis navalis LEGE 11480 includes these protein-coding regions:
- the accB gene encoding acetyl-CoA carboxylase biotin carboxyl carrier protein — encoded protein: MPLDAKDLREILLTLNDTDISEFTLKEGDFELAIRRGNHNATQVVVPAEMMQAAATPAAPAPTSNAPVTPSTSAPPKDDNYVEITSPIVGTFYSSPAPEEPPFVQVGDRVSNAQVVCIIEAMKIMNEIEAEVNGAIVEILVQNGQPVEFGQPLMRVNPA
- a CDS encoding GNAT family N-acetyltransferase, with translation MSLIIALTESPAEILDCFPVMVQLRPNLQSAEFVGQIQQQFDRGYQLVSLRRDNLVLAVAGFHISTNLAWGKHLYIEDLVVDGGHQSQQYGQRLFQWLIDFARQHHCAQAHLDSGVQRFSAHRFYLHQRLEIRSHHFAMTFN
- a CDS encoding glycoside hydrolase family 3 N-terminal domain-containing protein — encoded protein: MDLACLQNVSLKKLAAQTIVVRTTGFLFDDQLQYPQWEVDAARLKHLIQDVGIGGVILLGASTAEVALKIEQMQGWAEVPLLICADIEEGIGQRFPGATWFPPPMALAGVAKHDLNQAIALAEQMGAVIAQEALAIGMNWLLTPTVDVNNNPDNPVINVRAFGETPDVVSAITAAYIRGAQQFPVLTTAKHFPGHGDTAIDSHLALPTIDHDLDRLNAVELAPFRAAIAMGVDAVMSAHLHVPALDAEYPTTFSRKVMTDLLRGEMGFDGVIVTDALVMGAIADRYGNVESVVQSIIAGVDVILMPVDAVGAIEAIVQAVESGRVTREQLEQAVARIWTAKQKVVNSPGLPGGQFTTGRPHQPITADRLIQQLAQPAAAQTVEAIVRESIATHNFQQIQPVTNGRNLILTDTLLDSRLVGRLAPAVTLPPHHGFRQLELVDRNTPEWRAGKLVPTVLQLLIRGNPLRGIQETVAQAKAILMQLIETQQLAGLVLYGSPYVFEMLTPLLPDRIPAMFSYGQIEAAQTIVLQQIFSPVEASVNNKEGMF
- the rbfA gene encoding 30S ribosome-binding factor RbfA, with amino-acid sequence MPTDRRVARVAEQVKREVSQMLMSGIKDERVGTGMISVTDVRVSGDLQHAKIFVSIYGSDEARSETMAGLASATGYVRRELGKRVRLRRTPEVIFVEDRSLERGTEMVGLINRLTDERKSSGVEDWLEAEAAAERVAESD
- a CDS encoding diguanylate cyclase domain-containing protein → MAIPTFEHLTRQNIVTLSPVTPVSAAIAAMSQVRQTCVLVVEAEKTLVGIFTERDVTRGVSQQLDFDRLTLGDVMTVEPQTLHHRDIADVFQLSRLFLKKQIRHLPVVNDQHQVMGLMTPQSMRNLVKPEYLLRQLRIGDVMTANVVCAYPADSFLDVVAMMAAQSVSCVVIIDPVSEMPLGIITERDVVRFHAESQDLSVLTAGQCMTQPLVTMQPHHSLWQVHQKMQEMHVRRLVISYATGQLAGIITQTQLLRMMDPVEIHQTMQQMQSVIDRQTSELQRLNQQLKATNQDLGRQAKIDELTQVANRRSFNQSFSQLLQRSAGRHNAISLLLIDVDHFKLFNDTYGHVAGDRCLFKVAQVLKGLAQTPQDLCARYGGEEFALLLPGADLAEAEKIAQQAIQQVQKLAITHAASLTHDYVTISIGVLATICRIDSAPEALLQMADTALYEAKQTGRNRYHIATGAMNACL
- a CDS encoding diguanylate cyclase domain-containing protein — encoded protein: MRPTVEIHYQSNILMLSPHIPVQRAIDAMVQAQQSCVLVVENQRLIGIFTERDLTWGTAQQLAFETLSLGALMTPKPQTVNIHASKNVFQLVQRLTQNRLRHLPVLDDHHRVVGLITPQSIRDRLKPEYMPYLWVGSVMTTQVIQGQQTDSILVLVQQMAAHRISCVVIMDESGRKPLGLITERDIARLHTQGVDFRSVTAGEVMPQPLTILFLRHSLWQVHQTMQELNVQRLVICYPHGELAGLITQTQLLNLMEPLEIYQVMAQMKPDLNDQTHELQSLNQQHAEHHYDWYRVAPIDELTQVANRRHFDQYYRKVWQRLEATHQSIALLFVDIDHFTAYNETYGHNAAERCLFEIAQALQRLVRGPEDLLARYDGEKFVVLLLEQDLGDAERLAQAMLEQVFRLQMEHATSPTSDYVTISIGATASHSTVAAQPEMLIQQADQMLNHAKQQGRDRYHLAAELLPVRVEH